The following proteins come from a genomic window of Natrinema saccharevitans:
- a CDS encoding MTH865 family protein, protein MTAEADLREQLIDAFEGADYPVSDPMVLVPALPNGPSTRFEAGEFSMTAMELYTKTDGGDFPYEGVEPLVDDLIDALRERGEL, encoded by the coding sequence ATGACGGCCGAAGCAGACCTCCGCGAACAGCTGATCGACGCGTTCGAGGGCGCTGACTATCCGGTTTCGGATCCCATGGTGTTGGTCCCGGCGCTTCCCAACGGCCCGAGTACGAGATTCGAGGCCGGGGAGTTCTCGATGACCGCGATGGAGCTGTACACCAAGACCGACGGCGGCGACTTTCCCTACGAGGGCGTCGAACCCCTCGTGGACGATCTAATCGATGCGTTACGGGAACGAGGCGAACTCTAA
- a CDS encoding winged helix-turn-helix domain-containing protein, with protein sequence MKLRQPTDFLVLEALEDEGRNVATNLAAHTGKSRKNINTRLPVLEDYGLVRKIGPAERSGLYEITSAGKAAVVYRDQYDEVDDFEALIEGPNADTDGEGDRASFVRGGDDADDGE encoded by the coding sequence GTGAAACTCCGACAGCCAACTGATTTCCTGGTCCTCGAGGCGCTCGAGGACGAGGGGCGAAACGTCGCGACGAACCTCGCGGCGCATACGGGGAAGAGTCGAAAGAACATCAACACCAGACTGCCGGTCCTCGAGGACTACGGGTTGGTCCGGAAGATCGGCCCCGCCGAGCGCTCGGGGCTCTACGAGATCACGTCGGCGGGGAAAGCGGCGGTGGTGTATCGCGATCAGTACGACGAGGTCGACGACTTCGAGGCGCTGATCGAGGGGCCAAACGCCGACACCGACGGGGAAGGGGACCGGGCGAGTTTCGTCCGTGGGGGCGACGACGCCGACGACGGTGAGTAA
- a CDS encoding 2,5-diamino-6-(ribosylamino)-4(3H)-pyrimidinone 5'-phosphate reductase: MHVVVNAAMSADGKLSSRRREQLAVSGDEDFARVDRVRAESDAVLVGVGTVLADDPHLTVKDERLRERRLERGDPENPARVVVDSSGRTPTDAAVLDDAATTYCCLSEAAPVDRRAELADAAELVTAGEDRVDLLRAFAALQEAGLERVMVEGGGELIFSLFEAGLVDELRTFVGPTIIGGRDAPTLADGEGFVADFPELALTAADRLDEGVLLTWRVAER, from the coding sequence ATGCACGTCGTGGTCAACGCCGCAATGAGCGCCGACGGCAAACTCTCCTCGCGACGCCGGGAGCAACTCGCGGTCAGCGGCGACGAGGACTTCGCCCGCGTCGATCGGGTCCGGGCCGAAAGCGACGCCGTCCTCGTCGGCGTCGGGACCGTCCTCGCGGACGATCCGCACCTGACGGTCAAAGACGAGCGGCTGCGCGAGCGACGGCTCGAGCGGGGCGATCCGGAAAATCCCGCGCGGGTCGTGGTCGACTCGAGCGGCCGAACGCCGACCGACGCGGCCGTTCTCGACGACGCGGCGACGACGTACTGCTGTCTGAGCGAGGCCGCCCCCGTCGATCGCCGCGCGGAACTCGCCGACGCCGCCGAACTGGTCACCGCGGGCGAGGACCGGGTCGACCTCCTGCGCGCGTTCGCGGCGCTTCAGGAGGCGGGCCTCGAGCGGGTCATGGTCGAGGGCGGCGGCGAACTCATTTTCTCGCTGTTCGAAGCCGGGCTGGTCGACGAGCTCCGGACGTTCGTCGGCCCGACGATTATCGGCGGTCGCGACGCGCCCACGCTGGCCGACGGCGAGGGGTTCGTCGCCGACTTCCCCGAACTCGCGCTCACAGCCGCCGACCGGCTCGACGAGGGCGTGTTGCTCACCTGGCGCGTCGCGGAGCGTTAG
- a CDS encoding ribbon-helix-helix domain-containing protein: MAKDTVRYPDDVVEEIDALVDDGMFESKSEFYRFSAEYVLTLINDDHDVKTFNFDEIKGELDISDRDHAEALGADGGTFFLDAVINVRKHGLRGNYEAAERFIDTHYDETDQECIILEELLGTYRDESA, encoded by the coding sequence ATGGCGAAGGATACCGTCAGGTACCCCGACGACGTGGTCGAGGAGATCGACGCGCTCGTCGACGACGGTATGTTCGAGAGCAAGTCCGAGTTCTATCGCTTCTCCGCGGAGTACGTCCTGACCCTGATCAACGACGATCACGACGTCAAGACGTTCAATTTCGACGAGATCAAGGGCGAACTCGACATCAGCGACCGCGACCACGCCGAAGCGCTCGGGGCCGACGGCGGGACCTTCTTCCTCGACGCCGTGATCAACGTCCGCAAACACGGGCTGCGGGGCAACTACGAGGCCGCGGAACGCTTCATCGACACCCACTACGACGAGACCGACCAGGAGTGTATCATCCTCGAGGAATTGCTCGGCACCTACCGCGACGAGTCGGCGTAA
- a CDS encoding cob(I)yrinic acid a,c-diamide adenosyltransferase: MSNEEPVESAIENTPGQGRTPEPERIEPAAPEEFGRVQVWWGDGKGKTTATLGMGMRAAGHGYRVHMLQFMKGGASSVDAVRGEYNAIAALPGFSYENLGHYGWHGMADGSDEADHEAEAQAGLERAHELLEAAEAADLAAPIALEAEPEAGMHMLILDEVLYAADRELLSRDDVLGLIEATPDDLELVLSGSHTEPAYLTDSVDLITNVRKEKHPIDDGQRARRGTEF, from the coding sequence ATGAGCAACGAGGAGCCAGTCGAGTCCGCGATCGAGAACACGCCCGGTCAGGGGCGGACGCCCGAACCGGAGCGGATCGAACCGGCCGCGCCCGAGGAGTTCGGCCGCGTGCAGGTCTGGTGGGGCGACGGGAAGGGAAAGACGACGGCGACGCTGGGGATGGGGATGCGCGCCGCCGGCCACGGCTACCGCGTCCACATGCTCCAGTTCATGAAAGGCGGGGCCTCGAGCGTCGACGCGGTTCGTGGCGAGTACAACGCCATCGCCGCCCTGCCGGGGTTCAGCTACGAGAACCTCGGCCACTACGGCTGGCACGGGATGGCCGACGGCAGCGACGAGGCCGACCACGAGGCCGAAGCGCAGGCCGGCCTCGAGCGCGCCCACGAACTGCTCGAGGCGGCCGAAGCGGCCGACCTCGCCGCCCCGATCGCTCTCGAGGCGGAGCCGGAGGCTGGGATGCACATGCTCATCCTCGACGAGGTCCTCTACGCCGCCGACCGGGAGCTGCTGTCCCGGGACGACGTGCTGGGGCTGATCGAGGCCACGCCCGACGACCTCGAACTCGTCCTCTCGGGGAGCCACACCGAGCCCGCGTATCTCACTGACAGCGTGGACCTGATCACGAACGTCCGCAAGGAGAAACACCCGATCGACGACGGCCAGCGAGCGCGACGAGGCACCGAGTTCTGA
- a CDS encoding winged helix-turn-helix domain-containing protein, translated as MSLEFSASDETPGLERVIAALDDGACREIIAVLAEPMTVGEIAEATERPLSTTYRKLEYLTEAGLAEEAVGVREGRHRTSRYVANLERIWIGLDEDNELRVDVDHASGADIWADLQGSH; from the coding sequence ATGTCCCTCGAGTTCTCCGCGTCCGACGAGACCCCCGGCCTCGAGCGCGTGATCGCCGCGCTCGACGACGGCGCTTGCCGTGAAATCATCGCGGTCCTCGCGGAGCCGATGACGGTCGGGGAGATCGCCGAGGCGACGGAGCGTCCGCTCTCGACGACCTACCGCAAACTCGAGTACCTGACCGAGGCCGGCCTCGCCGAGGAAGCCGTCGGCGTCCGCGAGGGCCGCCACCGGACGTCCCGGTACGTGGCCAACCTCGAGCGGATCTGGATCGGGCTCGACGAGGACAACGAGTTGCGCGTCGACGTCGACCACGCCTCGGGGGCCGACATCTGGGCCGACCTGCAGGGCAGCCACTGA
- a CDS encoding peptidase M10A and M12B matrixin and adamalysin, translating into MKRRVFLGTVGSAASLGTLAYTTRSDDDALAVRIWLSERAGRYDGVADRVREFLARTLAPERRRVEPTVGGTVAVSTEDAARLTSRGEWPLALAAGRLGRRDIDPVSGVNLLVTDGGMRDAPTGYGGPRVASVGGARHIERLESVDDLLGDDWVAPVTTAARTMHVLLHEVGHALGLAHRHGVAARSGDTVVATPMLSSYAWAPDFDPSPTRCGGAIPQTDGLERRLDFAFSACARRELDDDGRDGGRPETRRQAGD; encoded by the coding sequence GTGAAGCGCCGCGTGTTTCTGGGGACCGTCGGATCGGCCGCGTCGCTCGGCACGCTGGCGTATACGACTCGGTCCGACGACGACGCCCTCGCGGTCCGGATCTGGCTCTCCGAGCGGGCCGGTCGCTACGACGGGGTAGCCGATCGCGTCCGCGAGTTCCTCGCACGGACGCTCGCGCCCGAGCGTCGGCGCGTCGAGCCGACCGTGGGAGGCACAGTTGCGGTGTCGACCGAGGACGCCGCCCGCCTCACCAGTCGCGGTGAGTGGCCGCTGGCGCTCGCGGCGGGACGGCTCGGCCGCCGCGACATCGACCCCGTCTCGGGGGTCAACCTGTTGGTGACCGACGGGGGAATGCGGGACGCACCGACCGGCTACGGCGGTCCCCGCGTCGCGTCGGTCGGCGGCGCGCGACACATCGAACGGCTCGAGTCGGTCGACGACCTGCTCGGCGACGACTGGGTCGCCCCAGTTACGACGGCGGCGCGGACGATGCACGTGCTACTTCACGAAGTCGGGCACGCGCTCGGGCTAGCCCACCGCCACGGCGTCGCCGCTCGCTCGGGCGATACGGTCGTCGCGACGCCGATGCTGAGTTCCTACGCCTGGGCTCCGGACTTCGACCCCTCCCCGACGCGGTGTGGGGGCGCGATTCCGCAGACGGACGGTCTCGAACGACGGCTCGATTTCGCCTTTTCCGCGTGTGCCCGGCGCGAACTCGACGACGACGGACGGGACGGGGGCCGACCGGAGACGCGTCGCCAGGCCGGCGACTGA
- a CDS encoding bacterio-opsin activator domain-containing protein, with protein sequence MTTGYCQRPIVVVIDARSERSRLRPRLEQATDRAVRAVSTADDIGTVLESPTEQSDPETDGGDDSSPATDDESTATEGTSLTPADEAGTSPPGGVVLELDSPGEIQTLLQRVHAETPDVPTVVAPGDGSERLATVALRAGATDYVPSERDEDPIDRIVSTIRSRDRATTTDERHHRILANELPDEAFVIGEDGTYLEAKVRSESAALYRTSPDELRGSRLDDAFSDEVAAELQDCLDRALRTAEVQSVEYDADTTDGRRRFEARVVPIGERIRGRRAVVWLARDITERVERERRLRSRQDQLETLNRINAVVRQVIETLVEAPARDAIEREVCTQLVDSELYCGSWIAEHTGEGRLAYRTGAGEADTYLGWISDGTEYATDRDRPVARAARTGEIQTTNHLLDDEATPAPLREAAREDDVRSAIAVPITHEDATYGVLTVLASRDDAFSERERAGFRLLGETIGFTIMAVKNRQLLFADTVVELEFRIDDGDTLSFDLSEEYDCTCSLEWAGTTASGRTFQYVTIEGLDGETVLEEADSHDSVEECRLIHDGEDQCTVEIRLARSGVRTLVNHGATICDVVVENGVGRCLVEVSQDADIREIADALTVVYENTELVARREVDRPVRTAAERRDRILDRLTDRQLTTLRLAYYGGFFDWPRESTGEDIAEAMDISPPTMHQHLRKGLKGILSEFFEGGGSTE encoded by the coding sequence ATGACCACTGGATACTGTCAACGACCGATCGTCGTCGTGATCGACGCTCGAAGCGAACGGAGTCGCCTTCGACCGCGACTCGAGCAGGCGACCGACCGCGCCGTTCGAGCGGTGTCGACGGCCGACGATATCGGAACCGTCCTGGAGTCGCCGACCGAGCAGAGCGACCCCGAAACGGACGGCGGGGACGACTCGAGTCCGGCGACTGACGACGAATCGACGGCGACGGAGGGAACGTCCCTGACGCCGGCGGACGAAGCGGGGACGTCGCCACCGGGCGGGGTCGTCCTCGAACTGGACAGTCCCGGCGAGATCCAGACGCTGTTACAACGGGTCCACGCCGAGACGCCGGACGTGCCGACGGTCGTCGCCCCGGGGGACGGTAGCGAGCGACTCGCAACGGTGGCGCTTCGTGCCGGGGCGACCGACTACGTCCCGAGCGAACGCGACGAGGACCCGATCGACCGGATCGTCTCGACGATCCGGTCTCGGGACCGTGCGACGACGACGGACGAGCGCCATCACCGCATTCTCGCGAACGAACTGCCCGACGAGGCCTTCGTCATCGGTGAGGACGGGACCTATCTGGAAGCGAAAGTACGCTCGGAGTCGGCGGCCCTGTACAGGACGAGCCCCGACGAACTGCGCGGCAGCCGACTCGACGACGCCTTTTCGGACGAGGTCGCCGCGGAGTTACAGGATTGCCTCGATCGGGCCCTCCGAACGGCCGAGGTCCAATCCGTCGAGTACGACGCCGACACGACCGACGGTCGCCGGCGGTTCGAGGCCCGCGTCGTCCCGATCGGAGAGCGGATTCGGGGACGACGCGCCGTCGTCTGGCTCGCCCGGGACATCACCGAGCGGGTCGAACGCGAACGGCGGCTCCGATCGCGCCAGGACCAACTCGAGACGCTGAACCGGATCAACGCGGTGGTTCGGCAGGTGATCGAGACGCTGGTCGAGGCACCCGCCCGCGACGCCATCGAGCGCGAGGTCTGTACGCAACTCGTCGACTCGGAGCTGTACTGTGGCTCGTGGATCGCCGAGCACACCGGCGAGGGGCGGCTCGCCTATCGAACTGGTGCAGGCGAGGCCGACACGTACCTCGGCTGGATCAGCGACGGTACCGAGTACGCCACCGACCGGGATCGACCGGTCGCCAGAGCCGCCCGAACGGGCGAGATCCAGACGACGAACCACCTCCTCGACGACGAAGCGACGCCCGCGCCGCTTCGGGAGGCGGCCCGCGAGGACGACGTTCGGTCGGCGATCGCCGTCCCGATCACCCACGAAGACGCGACCTACGGGGTGTTGACGGTACTCGCCAGTCGGGACGACGCCTTCAGCGAACGCGAGCGAGCCGGGTTCCGACTGCTCGGCGAGACGATCGGCTTCACGATCATGGCCGTCAAGAACCGCCAGTTGTTGTTTGCCGACACCGTCGTCGAACTCGAGTTTCGCATCGACGACGGCGACACGCTCTCCTTCGATCTCTCCGAGGAGTACGACTGTACCTGTTCGCTCGAGTGGGCGGGGACGACCGCCAGCGGGCGAACCTTCCAGTACGTCACGATCGAGGGCCTCGACGGCGAGACGGTCCTCGAGGAAGCCGACTCCCACGACTCGGTCGAGGAGTGCCGACTCATCCACGACGGCGAGGACCAGTGTACGGTCGAGATCCGGCTCGCCAGATCGGGCGTTCGGACGCTTGTGAACCACGGCGCGACGATCTGCGACGTCGTCGTCGAGAACGGCGTGGGACGCTGTCTGGTCGAAGTCTCACAGGACGCCGACATCCGGGAGATCGCGGACGCGCTGACCGTCGTCTACGAGAACACCGAACTCGTCGCGAGGCGGGAGGTCGACCGGCCGGTACGGACGGCGGCCGAGCGTCGCGATCGGATCCTCGATAGGCTCACCGACCGACAGCTCACGACCTTGCGACTCGCCTACTACGGCGGCTTCTTCGACTGGCCCCGGGAGAGCACCGGCGAGGACATCGCCGAGGCGATGGATATCTCTCCGCCGACGATGCACCAGCACCTACGGAAGGGACTCAAGGGAATCCTCAGCGAGTTCTTCGAGGGCGGCGGCAGTACCGAGTGA
- the msrA gene encoding peptide-methionine (S)-S-oxide reductase MsrA gives MERATFGGGCFWCTEAAMKELEGVASVTSGYAGGHVEDPSYREVCSGNTGHAEVVQVEYDPDAIAYDELLEVFFATHDPTQLNRQGPDVGTQYRSIVLAHDDEQQRQAEAYIEALDAEYDDDVVTELEPLETFYRAEEKHQNYFEKNPTDAYCQMHAAPKVEKVRERFEEKIAPNQ, from the coding sequence ATGGAACGAGCTACGTTCGGCGGCGGCTGTTTCTGGTGTACCGAAGCGGCGATGAAGGAACTCGAGGGCGTCGCGTCGGTGACCTCGGGCTACGCCGGCGGCCACGTCGAGGACCCCTCCTATCGGGAGGTCTGTTCCGGCAACACCGGCCACGCCGAGGTCGTCCAGGTCGAGTACGACCCCGACGCGATCGCGTACGACGAACTGCTCGAGGTCTTTTTCGCCACGCACGACCCGACCCAGCTCAACCGACAGGGGCCCGACGTGGGAACGCAGTACCGCTCGATCGTCCTCGCTCACGACGACGAGCAGCAACGGCAGGCCGAGGCCTACATCGAGGCCCTCGACGCCGAGTACGACGACGACGTGGTAACCGAACTCGAGCCCCTCGAGACGTTCTACCGCGCCGAGGAGAAACACCAGAACTACTTCGAGAAGAACCCCACCGACGCCTACTGCCAGATGCACGCGGCCCCGAAAGTCGAGAAAGTCCGCGAGCGGTTCGAGGAGAAAATCGCGCCGAACCAGTAG
- a CDS encoding ABC transporter ATP-binding protein, with product MGAIHVAGLAKSYGAVDAVDGMEFTVERGELYGFLGPNGAGKTTTIRVLTGQIEPDSGTVSVLETDPTAEPIETRRRVGILPEQESPPSFLTPREYLEFVGEVRDLDADRVAERTDSWAERLGFESKLDTLHTDLSRGQQQKVMIAQAFLHEPDVVFIDEPLANLDPLVQEQVKRFLVSYAAGDNAVFVSTHNIDVAEEICTRVGIVADGRLVTEESVADGEGGESLLEVFLDRVEGADARDTPTLEQLDA from the coding sequence ATGGGTGCGATTCACGTTGCCGGACTCGCAAAGTCCTACGGTGCCGTCGACGCCGTGGACGGCATGGAGTTCACCGTCGAGCGGGGGGAACTGTACGGCTTTCTCGGGCCCAACGGTGCGGGCAAGACCACGACGATCCGAGTGTTGACCGGCCAGATCGAACCCGACTCGGGCACGGTCAGCGTCCTCGAGACCGATCCGACGGCGGAGCCGATCGAGACGCGCCGACGGGTCGGCATCCTCCCGGAACAGGAGTCGCCGCCGAGCTTTCTCACGCCGCGCGAGTACCTCGAGTTCGTCGGAGAGGTTCGGGACCTCGACGCGGACCGGGTCGCCGAGCGAACCGATAGCTGGGCCGAGCGACTCGGCTTCGAGAGCAAGCTCGACACGTTACACACCGACCTCTCCCGGGGCCAGCAACAGAAAGTGATGATCGCGCAGGCCTTCCTCCACGAGCCCGACGTGGTCTTCATCGACGAGCCGCTGGCGAACCTCGACCCGCTCGTTCAGGAGCAGGTCAAGCGCTTTCTCGTCTCCTACGCGGCCGGCGACAACGCCGTCTTCGTCTCCACGCACAACATCGACGTCGCCGAGGAGATCTGTACCCGCGTCGGCATCGTGGCCGACGGCCGGCTCGTCACCGAGGAGTCCGTGGCCGACGGCGAGGGCGGCGAGTCGCTGCTCGAGGTCTTCCTGGACCGCGTCGAGGGCGCGGACGCGCGAGACACGCCGACGCTCGAGCAGTTGGACGCATGA
- a CDS encoding enoyl-CoA hydratase/isomerase family protein — MSWDTVDLEWDGAVATLTVDRPDALNALNVETLTAMGEAIEDAADEGARALVLTGAGDAFIAGADIKYMRDLDPEAAQEWGELGHDVADALEAFPAPTIAAVNGYAFGGGCEMALACDLRVAGESALIGNTEIDLGIIPGWGATQRLPRLVGDETARRMIFLGERLDAESAAEAGLFGEVVADDELETVVGELADRLAAKPAFAMRTAKAALNQGYEGSQESGLTYEKRAFASLFGTPDQREGMAAFVEDRQPDFD; from the coding sequence ATGTCCTGGGACACAGTCGACCTCGAGTGGGACGGCGCGGTCGCGACGCTGACCGTCGACCGACCGGACGCGTTGAACGCCCTGAACGTCGAGACGCTGACGGCGATGGGTGAGGCGATCGAAGACGCGGCCGACGAGGGCGCACGGGCGCTCGTCCTGACGGGGGCCGGCGACGCGTTCATCGCCGGCGCGGACATCAAATACATGCGGGATCTCGATCCCGAGGCGGCACAGGAGTGGGGCGAACTCGGCCACGACGTCGCCGACGCGCTCGAGGCCTTTCCCGCGCCGACGATCGCGGCGGTCAACGGCTACGCGTTCGGCGGCGGCTGTGAGATGGCGCTGGCCTGCGATCTCCGCGTGGCTGGCGAGTCGGCGCTGATCGGCAATACCGAGATCGATCTGGGGATCATCCCCGGCTGGGGGGCAACCCAGCGGCTGCCGAGGCTGGTCGGCGACGAGACCGCCCGCCGGATGATCTTCCTCGGCGAACGCCTCGACGCCGAGTCGGCCGCCGAGGCGGGACTGTTCGGCGAGGTCGTGGCGGACGACGAACTCGAGACGGTCGTCGGCGAACTGGCCGATCGGCTCGCCGCGAAACCGGCCTTCGCGATGCGAACCGCAAAAGCGGCGCTCAATCAGGGCTACGAGGGCTCACAGGAAAGCGGTCTCACCTACGAAAAGCGGGCCTTCGCGAGCCTCTTCGGGACGCCGGACCAGCGCGAGGGGATGGCGGCGTTCGTCGAGGATCGCCAGCCCGACTTCGACTGA
- a CDS encoding cobyric acid synthase, translating to MTRTLLVAGTASHVGKSTVAAGLCRLLADRGVDVAPFKGQNMSNNARVVVRPDAEGGDGTDGGSAKGGDRWGEIGVSQFVQARAARTTPTTDCNPVLLKPRGDGESQLVLQGEAHDHVPAGTYYEEYWTRAREAAERSYRRLAADNDVIVAEGAGSIGEINLHDRDLANVETADFADADILLLVDIERGGAFASLYGTIELVPDDLRDRIVGALITKFRGDPCLLEPGIEEIESRTGVPILGVVPYDDPGLPEEDSVGLPGSEERGVVGDDDGVAADRRLRIAVPRLPRISNATDLEALAAEPGVSVVYLPVDESGGGRDPLAGVDADAVVLPGTKNTVDDLLALHAAGYADALAAFDGPIVGLCGGYQLVGERITNAALEGTGEDDVVEGLGLLPVETRFEGEKRLERTAVPVDGSASPLLAGAAGPATGYEIHAGRTEAVGDVTRPLGDSSAARGRVLGTYLHGLFDNESIRAAFLDHVAETAGVDWPTNGSGGRSPSDADETDTTPYDRAARLVAENVDLAALGEPFAE from the coding sequence ATGACACGAACCCTTCTCGTCGCCGGCACCGCGAGCCACGTCGGCAAGTCGACGGTCGCGGCCGGCCTCTGTCGCCTGCTCGCCGACCGCGGAGTCGACGTCGCCCCCTTCAAGGGCCAGAACATGAGCAACAACGCCCGCGTCGTCGTGCGGCCGGACGCCGAGGGCGGGGACGGAACCGACGGCGGCTCGGCGAAGGGTGGCGACCGCTGGGGCGAGATCGGCGTTTCCCAGTTCGTCCAGGCTCGAGCGGCCCGAACGACCCCGACCACCGACTGCAACCCGGTCCTGCTCAAACCCCGCGGCGACGGCGAGAGCCAGCTGGTCCTGCAGGGGGAGGCCCACGACCACGTGCCGGCCGGCACCTACTACGAAGAGTACTGGACTCGCGCGCGCGAAGCCGCCGAGCGGTCGTACCGCAGGCTGGCGGCCGACAACGACGTGATCGTCGCCGAGGGCGCGGGCAGCATCGGCGAGATCAACCTCCACGATCGGGACCTCGCGAACGTCGAGACCGCCGACTTCGCCGACGCCGATATCCTCCTGCTGGTCGACATCGAACGCGGCGGGGCCTTCGCCAGCCTCTACGGCACGATCGAACTCGTCCCCGACGACCTCCGGGACCGCATCGTCGGCGCGCTCATCACGAAGTTCCGCGGGGACCCGTGCCTGCTCGAGCCCGGGATCGAGGAGATCGAATCCCGAACGGGCGTGCCGATCCTCGGGGTGGTGCCCTACGACGATCCCGGGCTCCCCGAGGAGGACAGCGTCGGCCTCCCCGGCAGCGAGGAACGGGGGGTCGTCGGCGACGACGACGGCGTGGCGGCCGACCGGCGACTCCGGATCGCTGTCCCGCGGCTCCCCCGCATCTCGAACGCGACCGACCTCGAGGCGCTGGCGGCGGAGCCGGGTGTCTCCGTCGTCTACCTTCCGGTCGACGAGAGCGGCGGTGGTCGGGATCCGCTCGCGGGCGTCGACGCCGACGCGGTCGTCCTCCCGGGGACGAAGAACACGGTCGACGACCTGCTGGCGCTGCACGCGGCCGGCTACGCCGACGCGCTCGCGGCCTTCGACGGCCCGATCGTCGGCCTCTGTGGCGGCTATCAGCTGGTAGGTGAGCGCATCACCAACGCCGCGCTCGAGGGGACCGGCGAGGACGACGTCGTCGAGGGACTGGGCCTGCTGCCGGTCGAGACCCGATTCGAGGGCGAGAAGCGCCTCGAGCGGACCGCGGTGCCCGTCGACGGGTCGGCGTCGCCGCTGCTCGCCGGGGCAGCGGGTCCCGCGACGGGCTACGAGATCCACGCGGGCCGGACGGAGGCGGTCGGCGACGTGACGCGGCCGCTCGGCGACTCGAGCGCGGCCCGCGGGCGCGTGCTGGGGACCTACCTGCACGGCCTGTTCGACAACGAGTCGATCCGAGCGGCGTTTCTCGATCACGTCGCCGAGACGGCCGGCGTCGACTGGCCGACGAACGGATCGGGTGGCCGATCACCGTCGGACGCCGATGAGACCGACACGACGCCGTACGATCGGGCGGCGCGGCTCGTCGCCGAGAACGTCGATCTGGCGGCGCTCGGCGAGCCGTTCGCCGAGTGA
- a CDS encoding FAD-dependent oxidoreductase, whose protein sequence is MERPTVLVIGGGATGAGIARDLARRGVDVTLVERDGLASGTSGRSHGLLHSGARYAEADGPEARACLEENRTVRRIAGACVRDTGGLFVELEADDPAYFDAKRAACEDVGIPTRVVDGAAAREAVPDLAADVDRAMEVPDGVVVPSRLVAANAVDARDHGARIRTHAPVISMTVEDGRIATVTLGGDADATLRRPDYVVNATGPYAARVAAMAGADVEMRPTRGVMVSVEYPGLEPVLNRCREPADGDIVVPHDGEVVLGTTSVAVDDPDDYERGDWEIAETVRECAAMLPPVADADRVRTWWGVRPLYEPDEAARGGRGISRGFRLLDHADEGVENCCSIVGGKLTTYRRMAEATADRVCERLGVETECSTADERLPAASDPERLDGFVREFDGQGPTDADLVES, encoded by the coding sequence ATGGAGCGACCCACAGTCCTCGTAATCGGCGGCGGCGCGACCGGGGCGGGAATCGCGAGAGACCTCGCGCGCAGGGGCGTCGACGTCACGCTCGTCGAGCGCGACGGGCTCGCATCGGGCACCTCGGGGCGGTCGCACGGCCTGTTACACAGCGGCGCGCGCTACGCCGAGGCCGACGGCCCCGAGGCCCGGGCGTGTCTCGAGGAGAACCGGACCGTCCGCCGGATCGCGGGCGCGTGCGTCCGGGACACCGGCGGCCTCTTCGTGGAACTCGAAGCCGACGATCCGGCCTATTTCGATGCCAAGCGAGCGGCCTGTGAGGACGTCGGCATCCCGACTCGCGTCGTCGACGGCGCGGCCGCCCGCGAGGCGGTCCCGGATCTCGCGGCCGACGTCGACCGCGCGATGGAAGTCCCCGACGGGGTCGTCGTACCGTCGAGACTGGTCGCGGCGAACGCGGTCGACGCCCGCGACCACGGCGCGCGAATCCGGACTCACGCCCCGGTGATATCGATGACTGTCGAGGACGGCCGGATCGCGACCGTCACGCTCGGCGGCGACGCCGATGCGACCCTCCGCCGCCCGGACTACGTCGTGAACGCGACCGGACCCTACGCCGCTCGGGTCGCGGCGATGGCCGGCGCCGACGTCGAGATGCGACCGACTCGCGGGGTCATGGTCTCGGTGGAATACCCGGGTCTCGAGCCCGTTCTCAACCGGTGTCGCGAGCCGGCCGACGGGGACATCGTCGTCCCCCACGACGGCGAGGTCGTCCTCGGGACGACGAGCGTGGCGGTCGACGATCCGGACGACTACGAGCGGGGCGACTGGGAGATCGCGGAGACGGTTCGGGAGTGTGCGGCGATGCTCCCGCCGGTGGCCGACGCCGACCGGGTCCGGACGTGGTGGGGCGTCCGCCCGCTGTACGAACCCGACGAAGCCGCGCGGGGCGGTCGGGGAATCTCGCGGGGGTTTCGCCTGCTCGATCACGCCGACGAGGGCGTCGAGAACTGCTGTAGCATCGTCGGCGGGAAGCTGACGACCTATCGGCGGATGGCCGAGGCGACCGCGGACCGCGTCTGCGAGCGACTCGGGGTCGAGACGGAGTGTTCCACCGCGGACGAGCGACTGCCGGCGGCGTCCGATCCCGAACGGCTCGACGGGTTCGTCCGGGAGTTCGACGGCCAGGGGCCGACGGACGCGGACCTCGTCGAAAGCTAA